In Arthrobacter sp. CDRTa11, one DNA window encodes the following:
- a CDS encoding protein jag, which yields MSAESTEHALSDEVIDDQDESVSDSAASSKGSAASRLEEEGDVAADYLEELLDIADIDGDIDIEVRNGRTYISIVAEEESDGLDSLVGEDGEVLEALQELTRLSVLSATENRSRLVLDINGYRQERAGHLQKIAEDAAASVKETGKAVALEPMSAYERKIVHDAVADLGLVSESEGEGADRHIVVSAD from the coding sequence ACCGAACACGCCCTTTCCGACGAGGTTATTGACGATCAGGACGAGTCCGTGAGCGACTCCGCTGCTTCCTCCAAAGGTTCCGCTGCCAGCCGTCTCGAAGAAGAAGGCGACGTTGCAGCCGACTACCTGGAAGAACTCCTGGACATTGCTGACATTGATGGCGACATCGACATCGAGGTCCGCAACGGCCGGACCTACATCTCTATCGTTGCCGAGGAAGAGTCGGACGGCCTCGACAGCCTGGTGGGCGAGGACGGCGAGGTCCTGGAGGCTTTGCAGGAACTGACAAGGCTCTCGGTTCTTTCCGCCACGGAGAACCGCTCACGCCTGGTCCTGGACATCAACGGCTACCGCCAGGAGCGCGCCGGGCACCTGCAAAAGATTGCAGAGGATGCCGCCGCTTCCGTCAAGGAAACCGGCAAAGCTGTGGCCCTGGAACCCATGAGCGCCTACGAACGCAAGATCGTCCACGATGCTGTTGCCGACCTCGGTCTGGTCAGCGAATCCGAGGGCGAAGGCGCAGACCGCCACATTGTTGTTTCCGCTGACTAG
- the rsmG gene encoding 16S rRNA (guanine(527)-N(7))-methyltransferase RsmG, with protein MVDITAAELLAAEKIFGDRLGLAQRYVEHLATSGTERGLIGPREIPRLWSRHVLNCAVIESVIAHGSHVADVGSGAGLPGLCLAIARPDLELTLIEPLERRVIWLQEVVDDLDLSNVTVMRTRAELAVGLVQADVVTARAVSALSNLAGLTIPLLAGKGEVVAIKGRSAGEEIEKAAKVIRKLGGIETSVLTVGEHLLEEPTTVVRIVVNKSQKIA; from the coding sequence ATGGTTGACATCACGGCAGCAGAATTGCTGGCGGCTGAGAAAATCTTCGGCGACCGACTGGGCCTTGCCCAGCGGTACGTTGAGCACCTGGCCACATCCGGGACGGAACGGGGCCTCATCGGCCCCCGGGAGATTCCGCGGCTGTGGAGCCGGCATGTGCTCAACTGTGCGGTCATTGAGAGCGTCATCGCCCACGGCAGCCATGTGGCCGACGTCGGCAGCGGCGCAGGGCTTCCCGGTCTCTGTCTCGCCATCGCACGACCTGATCTGGAACTCACCCTGATCGAACCCCTGGAACGCCGTGTTATCTGGCTCCAGGAAGTGGTCGATGACCTGGACCTGAGCAATGTCACCGTCATGAGGACGCGTGCTGAATTGGCCGTCGGCCTGGTTCAGGCTGATGTGGTTACTGCGCGTGCCGTCTCGGCGCTCAGCAACCTGGCAGGCCTCACCATCCCCCTTCTCGCCGGCAAAGGCGAGGTGGTGGCCATCAAGGGCCGCAGCGCGGGCGAGGAAATCGAAAAGGCCGCCAAGGTAATTCGCAAGCTCGGCGGAATTGAGACGTCAGTCCTGACTGTCGGTGAACACCTCCTGGAAGAACCCACCACTGTGGTGCGGATCGTTGTAAATAAGTCCCAAAAGATTGCCTAG
- a CDS encoding ParA family protein: MTSSEASTQRIPPFVSLGSARSFAGQGFAPGRGGNHPNPVAELGVLASVSRETTASGSSNVIDTMDDSSPIARELAHETKRRERLLGRELPKPEKTRVFTVSNQKGGVGKTTTTVNIAAALAAAGLNVLVIDIDPQGNASTALGVEHHADVDSIYDVLINDFPLADVVAPCPDIKNLICAPATIHLAGAEIELVSLVAREQRLRRAIDVYSKAREKNGEERLDYIFIDCPPSLGLLTVNAFCAAGEVLIPIQCEYYALEGLSQLLKNIEMIQKHLNADLEVSTILLTMYDGRTNLAAQVAAEVRQHFPKQVLGAVVPRSVRISEAPSYQQTVMTYDPSSSGALSYLEAAAEIAER, translated from the coding sequence GTGACCAGTAGCGAAGCCTCCACACAACGGATTCCGCCGTTTGTGTCCCTGGGGTCAGCACGATCATTTGCTGGTCAAGGTTTCGCGCCAGGACGGGGCGGTAATCACCCCAACCCGGTTGCAGAACTAGGGGTGCTTGCCTCCGTTTCACGTGAAACAACCGCATCCGGTAGTTCCAACGTCATCGATACAATGGACGATTCCAGTCCCATCGCGCGTGAGCTCGCCCATGAAACCAAGCGGCGGGAACGGCTTCTCGGCCGGGAGCTTCCCAAACCGGAAAAGACCAGGGTCTTTACTGTGTCCAATCAAAAGGGCGGCGTTGGGAAGACCACCACCACCGTCAACATCGCCGCCGCGTTGGCTGCTGCCGGGTTGAATGTCCTGGTCATAGATATCGATCCCCAGGGTAACGCCTCCACCGCACTTGGCGTCGAGCACCATGCCGACGTGGACAGCATCTACGACGTCCTGATCAACGACTTTCCCCTGGCAGACGTGGTGGCACCGTGCCCGGACATCAAAAACCTGATCTGTGCCCCCGCCACCATCCATTTGGCCGGCGCAGAGATCGAACTGGTCTCCCTGGTAGCCCGCGAACAGCGGCTTCGCCGCGCCATCGACGTCTATTCGAAGGCACGCGAGAAGAATGGCGAAGAGCGCCTGGACTACATCTTCATCGACTGCCCTCCAAGCCTGGGGCTGCTGACTGTCAATGCCTTCTGTGCTGCCGGCGAGGTTCTGATTCCGATCCAGTGCGAGTACTACGCCCTGGAAGGTCTGAGCCAGCTGCTGAAGAACATTGAGATGATTCAAAAGCACCTCAATGCCGATCTCGAGGTTTCCACGATCCTCCTGACAATGTACGACGGCCGCACCAACCTCGCCGCTCAAGTAGCTGCCGAGGTTCGCCAGCACTTCCCCAAGCAGGTACTCGGAGCAGTAGTACCCCGGTCGGTCCGCATTTCAGAGGCACCGAGCTACCAGCAGACCGTCATGACGTACGACCCTTCCTCCAGCGGCGCCCTGTCCTATTTGGAAGCCGCAGCCGAAATCGCTGAACGCTAG